A single region of the Acidithiobacillus acidisediminis genome encodes:
- the tldD gene encoding metalloprotease TldD — MTEHALDLARENLLQPAGIDEVALDRIFGRLSRRALDDADLYFQYSRSEAFSLEEGVVKSGSHSIHQGVGVRAIQGERQGLAYSDEIAVDALLGAAEAARSIAQHPGQERALQWRSQRGLQLYPGTDPLASIDNRDKIALLERLEAAARAADPRVAQVMASLSARYEVVLVARLDGSLAADLRPLVRLNVTVIAEENGRREQGSAGGGGRHDYREFVTSDVAESYAREAVRQALVNLEAEAAPAGSLEVVLGPGWPGILLHEAIGHGLEGDFNRKGTSAFSGRIGQRVAAPGVTVVDDGTLAGRRGSLNLDDEGHPTQCTVLIEDGILRGYLQDSLNARLMGVTSTGNGRRESYAHLPMPRMTNTYMRAGQHDPQEIIASVKKGLYAVNFGGGQVDITSGKFVFSASEAYLIENGRITRPVKGATLIGNGPDVLTRVEMIGNDLQLDPGVGTCGKDGQSVPVGVGQPTMKIRDLTVGGTQ; from the coding sequence ATGACCGAACACGCCCTCGACCTCGCCCGGGAAAACCTGCTGCAACCCGCAGGAATCGATGAAGTGGCACTGGATCGCATCTTTGGCCGCCTGAGTCGGCGTGCCCTCGATGATGCCGACCTGTACTTTCAGTACAGCCGCAGCGAGGCCTTCAGTTTAGAAGAAGGGGTAGTCAAATCCGGGAGCCACAGCATTCACCAAGGCGTAGGGGTGCGGGCCATTCAGGGAGAACGCCAAGGCCTGGCCTACTCCGACGAAATCGCTGTGGATGCCCTGCTCGGGGCCGCGGAGGCAGCGCGAAGCATTGCGCAGCATCCAGGCCAGGAACGCGCCTTGCAATGGCGTTCGCAGCGCGGCTTGCAGCTCTACCCCGGCACGGATCCGCTGGCGAGTATCGACAACCGCGACAAGATTGCCCTGTTGGAACGTCTGGAAGCTGCAGCGCGCGCCGCCGACCCGCGGGTTGCCCAGGTCATGGCAAGCCTCTCCGCACGCTATGAGGTGGTGTTGGTGGCGCGTCTGGATGGGAGTCTGGCTGCCGATCTTCGTCCCCTGGTGCGTCTCAATGTGACGGTGATCGCCGAAGAGAATGGGCGACGGGAGCAGGGCAGTGCTGGGGGCGGTGGTCGCCATGACTATCGCGAGTTCGTGACCAGTGATGTGGCGGAAAGCTACGCTCGCGAGGCAGTTCGGCAGGCGCTGGTAAACCTCGAGGCAGAGGCGGCGCCGGCGGGCAGTCTCGAGGTCGTGCTGGGGCCGGGCTGGCCCGGAATTCTGTTGCACGAGGCCATCGGGCATGGGCTCGAGGGGGATTTCAACCGCAAAGGAACCAGTGCCTTTTCCGGGCGCATTGGGCAGCGGGTGGCGGCTCCTGGCGTGACAGTGGTAGACGATGGCACCCTGGCAGGGCGGCGCGGCAGCCTGAATCTCGACGATGAGGGGCATCCGACGCAGTGCACGGTGTTGATCGAGGATGGCATCTTGCGTGGTTATCTGCAGGACAGTCTCAATGCCCGGCTCATGGGCGTTACCTCTACGGGCAATGGTCGGCGCGAGTCGTATGCGCACCTGCCTATGCCGCGCATGACCAACACCTACATGCGTGCCGGGCAGCACGACCCGCAGGAGATCATCGCCAGCGTCAAAAAGGGGCTGTATGCCGTGAATTTCGGCGGTGGTCAGGTGGACATCACCAGTGGAAAATTCGTGTTTTCCGCGTCTGAGGCCTATCTCATTGAAAACGGACGCATTACCCGCCCGGTGAAGGGGGCGACGCTGATCGGCAATGGCCCTGATGTATTGACTCGGGTTGAAATGATCGGCAATGACCTCCAATTAGATCCAGGGGTTGGTACTTGCGGCAAGGACGGGCAGAGTGTGCCCGTGGGCGTCGGGCAGCCGACCATGAAGATCCGTGACCTCACGGTTGGGGGAACGCAGTAG
- the ftsH gene encoding ATP-dependent zinc metalloprotease FtsH, producing the protein MNNVFKNVLLWVAIGVILIFVFQNLNSSSSTPAQAMNFSTFVNSVKQGQVADVTMNGNHLTGALSSGQQFSVYTPPNDAQLVPQLLAAGVKISVKPPEGQSLLLALLINWFPMLLLIAVWIFFMRQMGGGGAGGRGAMSFGRSRARMLSEENNKITFADVAGVEEAKEEVAEIVDFLRDPQKFQRLGGRIPKGVLLMGSPGSGKTLLARAIAGEAKVPFFSISGSDFVEMFVGVGASRVRDMFEQAKKHAPCIIFIDEIDAVGRQRGAGLGGGNDEREQTLNQMLVEMDGFEGTEGIIVIAATNRPDVLDPALLRPGRFDRQVTVPLPDIRGREQILQVHMRKVPLAPDVDAKIISRGTPGFSGADLANLVNEAALMAARKSKRLVDMHDFEDAKDKVMMGAERKSVVMSDKQRETTAYHESGHAVVAKLLPGTDPVHKVTIIPRGRALGLTMQLPTEDRFNYERQEILHNISILMGGRIAEEVFLNQMTTGAGNDIERATDLARKMVTQWGMSTIGPMVIGEKEEEMFLGREVTKHSSVSEHTAQTVDEEVRGIIQERYQVARKLIEENREIVEHMAQALLKFETLDAGQVNDLMAGHDPRPPQDSNPGTPAVSGGSVGTPPDHLPGNLPKLNPGEHPV; encoded by the coding sequence ATGAATAACGTTTTCAAGAACGTGCTTTTGTGGGTGGCGATCGGCGTCATTCTCATTTTCGTTTTTCAGAATCTGAACTCGTCGAGTTCGACGCCCGCGCAGGCGATGAATTTCTCGACCTTCGTCAATAGCGTCAAGCAGGGGCAGGTCGCGGATGTGACCATGAATGGCAACCACCTGACCGGAGCCCTGAGCTCAGGTCAGCAATTCAGCGTCTACACTCCGCCCAACGACGCACAATTGGTGCCTCAGCTCTTGGCCGCCGGCGTGAAGATCTCGGTCAAGCCGCCGGAAGGGCAGTCTCTGTTGCTGGCGTTGCTGATCAACTGGTTCCCGATGCTTTTACTCATCGCGGTATGGATTTTCTTCATGCGCCAGATGGGGGGCGGTGGTGCTGGTGGCCGCGGGGCGATGAGCTTTGGTCGTAGCCGCGCGCGCATGCTCAGTGAGGAGAACAACAAGATTACCTTTGCTGATGTGGCGGGGGTCGAAGAGGCCAAGGAAGAGGTGGCAGAAATCGTCGACTTCTTGCGTGACCCGCAGAAATTTCAGCGTCTCGGTGGACGGATCCCCAAGGGCGTCCTGCTCATGGGCTCGCCTGGATCGGGTAAGACCCTCTTGGCCCGCGCTATCGCCGGTGAGGCCAAGGTACCCTTTTTCTCCATCTCCGGCTCGGATTTCGTCGAAATGTTTGTTGGCGTCGGCGCTTCGCGCGTGCGCGATATGTTCGAACAGGCCAAGAAACATGCCCCATGCATCATCTTCATTGATGAGATCGATGCCGTGGGTCGGCAACGTGGTGCGGGCCTCGGCGGTGGCAATGACGAACGCGAGCAAACCCTGAACCAGATGCTGGTGGAGATGGATGGCTTTGAGGGTACCGAGGGCATCATTGTTATCGCGGCGACCAACCGGCCGGACGTCCTTGACCCCGCGCTTCTGCGTCCGGGCCGTTTTGACCGGCAGGTGACGGTGCCGTTGCCCGATATCCGTGGGCGCGAACAGATCCTGCAGGTGCACATGCGCAAAGTACCCTTGGCGCCGGATGTCGATGCCAAGATCATTTCGCGGGGCACCCCTGGTTTTTCCGGCGCGGACTTGGCCAACCTCGTCAATGAGGCAGCTTTGATGGCGGCTCGCAAGAGCAAGCGGCTGGTCGATATGCATGACTTTGAAGACGCCAAGGACAAGGTCATGATGGGCGCCGAGCGCAAATCGGTGGTCATGAGCGATAAACAGCGCGAGACGACGGCGTACCACGAGTCTGGACATGCCGTGGTGGCCAAGCTGCTGCCGGGGACCGATCCAGTGCACAAGGTGACCATCATCCCACGTGGCCGTGCCCTGGGTCTGACCATGCAGCTTCCTACGGAGGATCGCTTCAATTACGAGCGCCAGGAGATTTTGCACAACATCTCGATTCTCATGGGTGGTCGGATTGCGGAGGAAGTCTTCCTCAACCAGATGACCACTGGCGCGGGTAATGACATCGAGCGCGCGACGGATCTTGCCCGCAAGATGGTCACGCAATGGGGTATGTCAACGATCGGCCCGATGGTGATCGGAGAGAAGGAAGAGGAGATGTTCCTCGGTCGGGAGGTCACCAAGCACAGCAGCGTCTCGGAGCACACGGCGCAAACCGTGGATGAAGAGGTGCGGGGGATCATCCAGGAGCGCTATCAAGTGGCGCGCAAGCTCATCGAAGAAAACCGTGAGATTGTCGAGCACATGGCGCAGGCATTGCTCAAGTTTGAGACGCTGGACGCGGGGCAGGTCAATGATCTGATGGCTGGTCACGATCCACGTCCGCCGCAGGACAGCAACCCCGGTACCCCGGCGGTCAGCGGTGGTAGTGTTGGTACGCCACCAGATCACTTGCCCGGCAATCTGCCCAAGCTCAACCCTGGAGAGCATCCCGTTTGA
- the folP gene encoding dihydropteroate synthase produces MSTASVAQRRPWLQGRSCIMGIINLTPDSFSDGGRHNSVAAALAHARQLWEEGADLLDLGAESTRPGAPELSVDEELDRLLPALAAIRAEIPLPISIDTRKATVMRAAHALGATLINDVSALTFDPDALTTVAELDLDVCLMHMRGTPQTMQNLVVYEDLLGEVSTYLAARRDACLAMGIPAERILLDPGIGFAKDDAGNLTLLRGIGQLARLGQPLLLGLSRKGFLGRLANLERAAERGGVSVAALLWTRQRHRAAVYRVHDVAATRQALDIWDALEETE; encoded by the coding sequence TTGAGCACGGCCTCTGTAGCACAACGGCGCCCCTGGCTTCAGGGGCGTTCTTGTATTATGGGGATCATCAATCTCACGCCGGATTCCTTTTCCGACGGTGGGCGCCATAACTCGGTAGCGGCAGCCCTGGCGCATGCCCGGCAACTTTGGGAGGAGGGTGCAGATCTCCTGGATCTGGGGGCGGAATCCACGCGCCCCGGGGCGCCGGAATTATCGGTGGACGAAGAGCTGGACCGCCTCCTACCGGCCTTGGCCGCCATTCGCGCCGAGATTCCCCTGCCAATCTCCATCGATACGCGCAAGGCGACGGTCATGCGCGCCGCCCACGCCTTGGGTGCGACCCTGATCAACGATGTCAGCGCCCTGACCTTTGATCCGGATGCCTTGACGACGGTTGCGGAATTAGACTTGGATGTCTGTTTGATGCACATGCGCGGCACGCCGCAGACCATGCAAAATTTGGTCGTCTACGAGGATTTGCTGGGAGAGGTGAGCACTTATCTTGCTGCCCGGCGGGACGCCTGTCTGGCGATGGGAATTCCGGCGGAGCGGATCCTGCTCGATCCCGGCATCGGCTTTGCCAAAGACGACGCGGGGAATCTCACTCTGCTGCGTGGGATCGGTCAGCTCGCGCGCTTGGGGCAACCTCTTCTCCTGGGCCTCTCGCGGAAAGGCTTTTTGGGGCGGCTTGCCAATCTGGAGAGGGCAGCGGAGCGCGGCGGGGTAAGTGTTGCGGCGCTCCTCTGGACACGGCAGCGACACCGTGCGGCCGTATATCGGGTACATGACGTGGCGGCCACCCGCCAAGCCTTGGATATCTGGGACGCATTGGAGGAGACAGAATAA
- the glmM gene encoding phosphoglucosamine mutase: MARRFFGTDGVRGRVGEMPMRADWVLQLGWAAGRVLTRDALGRPRVLIGKDTRLSGYLIESALESGLAAAGVDVLLVGPLPTPAIAYLTRTLRAHAGIVISASHNPYEDNGIKFFSADGYKLPDAVEEAIEAELEHAMRCAQPRDLGKARRVDDAAGRYVEYCKTTFPASADLRGLRIVVDAAHGAAYKVAPMVFSELGAQVETIGCQPNGVNINAGVGSTAPAAIIAAVRERQVDIGIALDGDGDRVLLVDAQGQTWDGDAILWLLAQAMAERGELAGVVGTVMSNLGLERALQARGIPFARSAVGDRYVLETMRQLGYPLGGENSGHIITPANTTGDAILAALQVLAFLQRKGKRLHELSGSLELYPQVLLGLRLADAKEQLQRPAVQALLQAAEERLAGRGRLLVRASGTEPLLRIMVEAEEAPLAQAVAAELQVQIAACVGEPLPV; this comes from the coding sequence ATGGCACGACGGTTTTTTGGTACCGATGGGGTGCGTGGTCGCGTTGGGGAAATGCCCATGCGCGCGGATTGGGTATTGCAATTGGGCTGGGCTGCGGGGCGGGTGCTGACCCGAGACGCGTTAGGGCGCCCGCGCGTGCTCATCGGCAAGGATACGCGCCTGTCTGGCTATCTGATCGAGTCAGCTCTGGAGTCTGGTCTTGCCGCTGCGGGGGTCGATGTCCTCCTCGTCGGGCCCCTGCCCACCCCAGCGATTGCCTATCTCACCCGCACCCTGCGCGCCCATGCTGGCATCGTGATCAGTGCTTCCCACAATCCTTATGAAGACAATGGGATCAAATTCTTCTCTGCGGATGGCTACAAATTGCCAGATGCGGTGGAAGAGGCCATCGAAGCAGAGCTCGAACACGCCATGCGCTGTGCGCAACCGCGGGACCTCGGCAAGGCGCGCCGCGTCGATGACGCTGCGGGTCGCTATGTCGAATACTGTAAGACCACCTTTCCGGCCAGCGCGGATCTGCGCGGTCTGCGGATCGTCGTCGACGCCGCCCATGGGGCCGCCTACAAAGTGGCGCCCATGGTGTTCAGCGAGCTGGGCGCACAAGTGGAAACGATTGGTTGCCAGCCGAATGGCGTCAATATCAACGCTGGTGTTGGCTCTACGGCCCCAGCCGCGATCATTGCCGCGGTGCGCGAGCGGCAGGTAGATATCGGCATCGCCCTGGATGGCGATGGTGATCGCGTCCTGCTGGTGGATGCGCAGGGGCAGACTTGGGATGGCGATGCCATTCTCTGGCTCCTGGCACAGGCCATGGCAGAGCGTGGGGAGCTGGCCGGCGTGGTGGGTACGGTGATGAGTAACCTGGGTTTGGAACGCGCACTGCAAGCGCGCGGTATTCCCTTTGCGCGCAGTGCCGTCGGCGATCGCTATGTGCTGGAGACCATGCGACAGCTGGGCTATCCCCTGGGGGGGGAAAACTCCGGACATATCATCACCCCTGCCAATACCACCGGTGATGCGATCCTTGCCGCCTTGCAGGTGCTCGCGTTCTTGCAGCGCAAGGGGAAGAGACTGCATGAGCTCAGTGGAAGCCTGGAGCTATATCCGCAGGTATTGCTGGGGCTACGTCTGGCCGACGCCAAGGAGCAGTTGCAGCGGCCTGCAGTACAGGCGTTGCTGCAGGCTGCGGAAGAGCGCCTTGCCGGGCGAGGTCGCCTCCTCGTGCGCGCCTCGGGTACCGAACCGCTGCTGCGCATCATGGTGGAAGCCGAGGAGGCGCCGCTGGCGCAAGCTGTGGCGGCAGAGCTGCAGGTGCAAATTGCAGCTTGTGTGGGCGAGCCATTGCCTGTCTGA
- the tpiA gene encoding triose-phosphate isomerase, whose amino-acid sequence MMVAGNWKMNGLIADAEHLTQAILDAGLAPGAPEVVLFPPFTLLPAVHQVAKGSSLRWGGQNLFWEAHGAYTGEISGPMLRDNGCRYVLVGHSERRQIFQETDAVVLKKVKAALQSGLIPMVCVGESEQEREQGRTEEVLRRQVEAILPALGSAGQQANLVLAYEPIWAIGTGKTASPEQAQEVHAFIRGLIAVQSPEIARKILLLYGGSVKASNAQSLFSQADIDGGLVGGASLQAAEFIQICQAAHAVARGL is encoded by the coding sequence ATGATGGTAGCGGGCAATTGGAAGATGAATGGCTTGATTGCAGATGCCGAGCATCTGACCCAAGCGATTCTGGATGCTGGTCTGGCACCGGGCGCACCGGAGGTCGTCTTGTTTCCTCCATTCACGCTATTGCCCGCAGTGCATCAGGTTGCCAAGGGAAGCTCCCTGCGTTGGGGCGGCCAAAATCTCTTCTGGGAAGCGCATGGCGCCTACACGGGCGAGATTTCCGGCCCCATGTTGCGGGACAATGGCTGCCGTTACGTCTTGGTGGGGCATTCGGAACGGCGACAGATCTTTCAGGAGACGGACGCGGTGGTCCTGAAGAAGGTCAAGGCCGCATTGCAATCCGGACTGATCCCGATGGTTTGTGTCGGTGAGTCGGAGCAGGAGCGCGAGCAGGGGCGTACGGAGGAGGTCCTGCGCCGTCAGGTGGAGGCAATTTTGCCCGCCCTGGGCAGTGCTGGTCAGCAGGCCAATCTGGTCTTGGCCTACGAGCCGATCTGGGCGATTGGTACAGGTAAAACCGCAAGCCCTGAACAAGCGCAGGAAGTGCATGCATTCATTCGTGGGCTGATTGCGGTCCAGAGTCCGGAAATCGCGCGCAAGATTTTGCTGCTCTACGGTGGTAGCGTGAAGGCCAGTAATGCGCAATCCTTGTTTTCCCAAGCCGATATCGATGGTGGACTGGTTGGCGGCGCCTCACTACAGGCTGCGGAATTCATTCAAATTTGTCAGGCTGCCCATGCGGTGGCTCGGGGTCTCTGA
- the secG gene encoding preprotein translocase subunit SecG, which produces MYTLLLILQVLICVVLVGLVLIQKGQGADIGAVFGGGGSQTVFGAAGAGNFLSHVTAALAAIFFLNSLALAYLSEHEAHQAGAGIALPSASASSSAVAQTTSPVATTHSVVASSRSVAALAPAASTKSAIGKP; this is translated from the coding sequence ATGTATACCTTGCTGTTGATTCTTCAGGTTTTGATCTGTGTGGTGCTGGTTGGTCTCGTGCTGATCCAGAAGGGGCAGGGCGCGGATATTGGGGCGGTCTTTGGTGGCGGTGGTTCGCAGACCGTATTCGGAGCGGCAGGTGCGGGAAATTTTCTCAGCCATGTCACTGCTGCCCTGGCGGCAATCTTTTTTCTCAATAGCCTGGCTTTGGCTTATCTATCTGAGCATGAGGCGCATCAGGCTGGTGCGGGTATCGCGCTCCCCAGTGCAAGCGCAAGCAGCAGCGCGGTGGCCCAGACGACGAGCCCGGTAGCCACTACCCATAGCGTTGTCGCGAGCTCGCGAAGTGTCGCAGCGCTGGCACCAGCGGCGAGCACAAAATCTGCTATTGGCAAGCCTTGA
- a CDS encoding NADH-quinone oxidoreductase subunit A, translating to MLGHYLPVLIFLLLALVVGIVPLFLGSRLGPNRPDSEKLSPYECGFEAFEDARVKFDVRYYLVAILFILFDLEIAFLFPWAVVFDAVGMTGFLAMMVFLAILVVGFVYEWKKGALEWE from the coding sequence GTGCTCGGACATTATTTGCCTGTGCTCATATTTTTGCTGCTCGCCCTGGTGGTAGGCATCGTGCCGCTATTTTTGGGTAGCAGGCTCGGACCCAATCGGCCCGACAGCGAAAAGCTCTCCCCCTATGAGTGCGGTTTTGAGGCCTTCGAGGATGCGCGGGTCAAGTTTGATGTGCGCTATTACCTGGTAGCCATCCTCTTCATCCTCTTCGATCTGGAAATTGCCTTTTTGTTTCCCTGGGCGGTGGTCTTTGATGCGGTGGGAATGACAGGCTTCCTCGCCATGATGGTTTTTCTTGCCATTTTGGTGGTGGGTTTCGTCTATGAATGGAAGAAGGGGGCGTTGGAGTGGGAATAG
- a CDS encoding NuoB/complex I 20 kDa subunit family protein: protein MGIEGVLEKGFVTTSIDTVVNWSRTGSLWPMTFGLACCAVEMMHAGAARYDLDRFGIIFRPSPRQSDVMIVAGTLVNKMAPALRKVYDQMPEPRWVVSMGSCANGGGYYHYSYSVVRGCDRIVPVDVYVPGCPPTAEALLFGLIQLQKKIRRTHTIAR from the coding sequence GTGGGAATAGAGGGCGTTCTCGAGAAGGGATTCGTGACCACCAGTATCGACACGGTGGTCAATTGGAGTCGTACTGGATCTCTCTGGCCGATGACCTTTGGCCTTGCCTGCTGTGCGGTGGAGATGATGCATGCCGGCGCGGCGCGCTACGATCTGGATCGCTTCGGCATCATCTTCCGACCCAGTCCACGACAATCCGACGTGATGATCGTTGCCGGTACCCTGGTCAACAAAATGGCGCCGGCACTGCGCAAGGTCTATGACCAGATGCCCGAACCCCGCTGGGTCGTCTCGATGGGTTCCTGTGCCAATGGCGGTGGGTATTATCATTACTCTTACAGCGTGGTGCGTGGGTGCGACCGCATTGTGCCCGTAGACGTTTATGTGCCCGGTTGTCCACCTACCGCCGAGGCACTCCTCTTTGGGCTGATCCAGTTACAGAAGAAGATCCGCCGCACCCACACCATCGCCAGGTAG
- a CDS encoding NADH-quinone oxidoreductase subunit C has product MMEDLETLSQQMKAGLGQRIRRTDIAHGELTLELARQDFLASCTWLRDSAGFDQLIDICGVDYAEYGDGTWEGERFAVVYHLLGIQTRLRLRLRVFLDEDLPLIPSVNAIWPAANWFERETFDLFGFLFEGHPDLRRILTDYGFVGHPFRKDFPLVGTVEMRYDADQRRVIYEPTQTEERVVVPRIVRSDEEGRYDARNQ; this is encoded by the coding sequence ATGATGGAAGACTTGGAAACATTGTCCCAGCAGATGAAGGCTGGGCTGGGGCAGCGGATACGCCGGACAGATATTGCCCATGGCGAATTGACGCTGGAGTTGGCGCGTCAGGATTTCCTCGCCAGCTGCACTTGGCTGCGGGACAGTGCCGGTTTTGACCAACTCATCGATATCTGTGGCGTGGATTACGCCGAATATGGCGATGGCACTTGGGAAGGCGAACGCTTCGCCGTGGTCTATCATCTGCTTGGCATCCAGACCCGCCTACGTTTGCGGCTGCGTGTCTTTCTCGATGAAGACCTGCCCTTGATCCCTTCGGTCAACGCGATCTGGCCGGCTGCCAATTGGTTTGAACGAGAAACCTTCGACCTCTTTGGTTTCCTCTTCGAAGGCCATCCTGACCTACGCCGTATCCTGACGGATTATGGCTTTGTTGGGCATCCTTTCCGTAAGGATTTTCCCTTGGTGGGCACGGTGGAAATGCGCTATGACGCGGATCAGCGGCGGGTGATCTACGAGCCCACCCAGACGGAGGAGCGGGTGGTAGTGCCGCGGATCGTGCGCAGTGATGAGGAGGGGCGCTACGATGCCAGAAATCAGTAA